The following are encoded together in the Halanaerobiales bacterium genome:
- a CDS encoding ABC transporter substrate-binding protein: MNKKFRLLSLVLILTLLVGGSFYSKLEAQEPEYGGKLVMTDGSFSDAKTLDPHKASAAGSMRYIENMYNTILRYKKGSYGELEGDLAKDYKISDDGKVYTFHLHEGVKFHNGDELTAEDVKYSVNRIIEQNVRASHFEAVKEMEISDKYTIKFIMDKPVAPFTTFLAYPMNAIVNKNVVEANDGSIDNADAGSGPFKLVEWKKDQHLLLEKFEDYFVKGKPYLDQVEMRPIPDATARTTALRNEELDMILQLEAKNVDKLKSEEGIVVESKPGTYWEYLGLNTKEGPLSNKKVRQAVAWGIDRSMLAEMVKFGHATPLDGGPIPPGHWAHPGLEIYPEQNLDKAQALLDEAGYSDGFSTELIVLSANDAQKNAAMIIKQQLAQLGIDIEIRALESSVYFNKLGNQDFKMTVIGWIGFVDPDEFLYNIFHSGEQWNQQAYSNKEVDRLLEKGRTTPDREKRKEIYKDAIKLIVEDAPMAFLYVNDQAAAYLEKVKGFDVNPTKTTNSLQDTWLDD, translated from the coding sequence ATGAATAAAAAATTCAGATTATTGTCTTTAGTTTTAATTTTGACTCTTTTAGTTGGAGGTAGTTTTTATTCTAAATTAGAAGCCCAGGAACCAGAGTATGGTGGTAAGTTAGTAATGACTGACGGTTCTTTTAGTGATGCTAAGACACTTGATCCTCATAAGGCATCAGCTGCTGGCTCTATGCGTTATATTGAAAATATGTATAATACTATTTTGCGCTATAAAAAAGGTTCTTATGGTGAATTAGAAGGTGATTTGGCCAAAGATTATAAGATTTCTGATGATGGGAAAGTATATACTTTTCATCTTCATGAAGGAGTAAAATTTCACAATGGAGACGAATTAACTGCAGAAGATGTTAAATATTCTGTTAACAGAATAATAGAACAAAATGTTAGAGCATCTCATTTTGAAGCTGTAAAGGAAATGGAAATTTCTGATAAATATACAATTAAATTTATAATGGACAAACCAGTTGCTCCTTTTACTACTTTTTTGGCCTATCCAATGAATGCAATTGTTAATAAAAATGTAGTTGAAGCTAATGATGGTAGTATTGATAATGCTGATGCAGGAAGTGGCCCATTTAAATTAGTAGAGTGGAAAAAGGATCAACATCTGTTATTAGAAAAATTTGAAGATTATTTTGTAAAGGGTAAACCTTATTTAGATCAAGTAGAAATGAGACCTATTCCAGATGCAACTGCTCGGACTACTGCTTTAAGAAATGAAGAATTAGACATGATTTTACAATTAGAAGCTAAAAATGTTGATAAACTAAAATCAGAAGAAGGAATTGTTGTTGAATCAAAGCCAGGAACTTACTGGGAATATCTTGGTCTAAATACTAAGGAAGGACCATTATCTAATAAAAAAGTAAGACAGGCTGTTGCCTGGGGAATTGATAGAAGTATGTTGGCAGAGATGGTTAAGTTTGGACATGCTACACCACTTGATGGTGGACCAATTCCTCCTGGCCACTGGGCACATCCTGGACTTGAAATATATCCAGAACAAAATTTAGATAAAGCTCAAGCTTTATTAGATGAAGCTGGTTATAGTGATGGATTTAGTACTGAACTTATTGTTTTATCAGCTAATGATGCTCAAAAAAATGCAGCAATGATTATAAAACAGCAATTAGCACAATTAGGGATCGATATTGAAATCAGAGCTCTTGAATCAAGTGTATATTTTAATAAATTAGGAAATCAAGATTTCAAAATGACAGTAATTGGCTGGATAGGATTTGTAGATCCTGATGAGTTTTTATATAATATTTTTCATTCAGGAGAACAATGGAATCAACAGGCCTATTCTAACAAAGAGGTAGATAGACTTCTTGAAAAAGGGAGAACAACTCCTGACAGAGAAAAAAGAAAAGAGATTTATAAAGATGCTATTAAATTAATTGTAGAAGATGCACCAATGGCTTTTCTCTATGTTAATGATCAAGCAGCAGCTTATCTAGAAAAGGTAAAAGGATTTGATGTAAATCCAACTAAAACCACTAATTCTCTTCAGGATACCTGGCTTGATGATTAG
- a CDS encoding tryptophan transporter, with product MKLKDFVEVSLLLAVGFILHSFFPPILFGMKPDFALSMLFVIILIKKDFKIAILAGIATGIFTALTTGFPGGQIANIIDKIVTTIIVSTIVINLPIKNLIYVGIVNGLGTILSGVVFLGSAGLLFGLPGPFMALIMTVVIPAAAINTFIGIILYTSVLKSKKIVSTT from the coding sequence TTGAAATTAAAAGATTTTGTCGAGGTAAGTTTGTTGTTGGCGGTAGGGTTTATTTTACATAGTTTCTTTCCACCTATTTTATTTGGAATGAAACCTGATTTTGCTCTATCAATGCTTTTTGTTATTATTCTTATTAAGAAGGATTTTAAAATTGCTATTCTTGCTGGTATTGCAACTGGAATTTTTACAGCTTTAACTACTGGTTTTCCAGGAGGACAAATCGCAAATATTATTGATAAAATAGTAACTACAATAATAGTCTCCACCATAGTTATAAATCTTCCAATTAAAAACCTTATTTATGTGGGAATTGTAAATGGATTGGGTACTATTTTAAGTGGAGTAGTGTTTTTAGGTAGTGCCGGACTTCTTTTTGGATTGCCTGGCCCTTTTATGGCCCTGATAATGACTGTTGTAATTCCGGCAGCTGCAATTAATACTTTTATAGGTATTATTTTGTATACTTCTGTATTGAAAAGTAAAAAAATTGTTAGTACAACTTAA
- a CDS encoding helix-turn-helix domain-containing protein, with the protein MPENLNREISIVYDLLFGYTDKMKGLRNELDIGQFKLPVDAALVIKINNYELLTADISEFRKEEIQQDILTNLNNLACNYSQDILSALIEEDMLVLFYSADFIEEENSKEKVVSFGEYLKENLEEKSEYTYSIGLGRIYDNLKGLIFSYKEALNVCKSCYFREKNSVMHIDEMVKFTNDVPIFISEMETKLIDKIESANLENIDYYFLEIVNSIMEEKLEPDTVKIKILDFIYRIIEEINEVTEDEGESFYELSSFMREILQAETERTMRKYIQKIGDKLFTILRKSKGDSSSKYSVNQALDYIENNYNKELSLKKVSKKVGLSLYYFSHLFKEEVGVSFVTYLNKFRIKKAKEFLVNSKMNIAEISFEVGYNDPNYFTRVFKEYEDLTPSEFRIKKESQPKF; encoded by the coding sequence ATGCCCGAGAATTTAAACCGGGAAATATCTATAGTTTATGATCTTTTGTTTGGATATACAGATAAAATGAAGGGTCTTAGAAATGAGCTTGATATTGGACAATTTAAATTACCAGTAGATGCTGCTCTGGTTATAAAAATAAATAATTATGAACTTTTAACTGCTGATATTAGTGAATTTAGAAAAGAAGAAATACAACAGGATATTTTAACTAATTTAAATAATTTGGCATGTAATTATTCTCAGGATATATTATCGGCTTTAATTGAAGAAGATATGTTAGTACTTTTTTATTCTGCTGATTTTATTGAGGAAGAAAACTCTAAAGAAAAAGTTGTATCTTTTGGAGAATATTTAAAAGAAAATTTGGAAGAAAAAAGTGAATACACTTATTCTATAGGTTTGGGTAGGATTTATGATAATTTAAAAGGACTTATTTTTTCCTATAAAGAAGCATTAAATGTTTGTAAAAGCTGTTATTTTAGAGAAAAAAATAGTGTTATGCATATAGATGAAATGGTCAAATTCACAAATGATGTACCGATTTTTATTTCTGAAATGGAAACTAAGCTAATTGATAAAATAGAATCTGCAAATTTAGAAAATATAGATTATTATTTTTTAGAAATTGTAAATAGCATTATGGAGGAAAAATTGGAACCTGATACAGTAAAGATAAAGATTCTTGATTTTATATATAGAATTATTGAAGAAATAAATGAAGTTACAGAAGATGAAGGAGAGTCTTTTTATGAGCTATCTTCTTTTATGAGAGAAATTTTACAGGCAGAAACTGAAAGAACAATGAGGAAATATATTCAAAAAATCGGTGATAAATTATTTACAATTTTACGGAAAAGCAAAGGAGATTCAAGCAGCAAATATTCTGTTAACCAGGCACTTGATTATATAGAAAATAATTATAACAAAGAGCTATCTTTAAAAAAGGTATCAAAAAAAGTTGGTTTAAGTCTCTATTATTTTAGTCATTTATTTAAAGAAGAAGTAGGAGTTTCTTTTGTAACCTATCTTAATAAATTTAGAATAAAAAAAGCTAAGGAATTTTTAGTAAATTCAAAAATGAATATAGCAGAAATATCTTTTGAAGTGGGATATAATGATCCAAATTATTTTACACGAGTATTTAAGGAATATGAAGACCTTACTCCTAGTGAGTTTAGAATAAAAAAAGAAAGTCAGCCTAAATTTTAA
- a CDS encoding methyl-accepting chemotaxis protein, translated as MKFFKRMSLRLKLMLALSLSLIIIISLTNFYIFQHMSTNIKEQERDKLVEIEKALEMKIETRVAEAKTALMTVINNPEVKEAFANRDRERLIEMFADSYRQISDSIAQFHFHLPDSASFLRLHNLEKYGDDLSGFRNTVNEANQNREIISGVEQGRAGYGFRVVAPISYQGEHIGTVEMGADLGEDFLDEMKNNFHGEYFIYTLETGQGVSWENNQDSQIASTGHEDTYEISEEEISQLKNNETIIKNLKTENLLLKPFTNYNNEVIGYFKVTFDRSETLSQINNIRNRVLIFSALGIILIILITYFMVNRIFNSLDKFKDLFADLALGDLNVSYDLESVNCSEIMDCGVEDCPDYGKDDVQCWFDVGSYAPEFNKEIHCPKILDGEYDSCEECEVYQRANKNEIEVLGAWFNKLSDSLREMISKVSDISTEIASSSKELSASGEEVAKSAEEVSGAIQNVASGAEEQSAQVDETSDNVKGLISEIKETGKMSDEMSNKADGVLDNLDKGNKELDNSVSKINRVNESTDKVAETINELGEKSADIGEIVELINGISAQTNLLALNAAIEAARAGEAGRGFSVVADEIRELAEESSEATEKIGSLIKEIQDDVQNTINEMNQSKKEVDESVEAIDNTAEIFNELEKTVTELGEVIDKVTQSNKEMEKNSSAIQEAVEDISKVSEEAASNAEEVAAASEEQSASTEEIVASAEELSSMADELENAVKHFSLKNR; from the coding sequence ATGAAATTTTTTAAAAGAATGTCTCTGCGTTTAAAATTGATGTTAGCTCTTAGTCTTAGTCTTATAATAATAATATCATTAACTAATTTTTATATTTTCCAACATATGAGTACTAATATTAAAGAACAGGAAAGAGATAAACTAGTGGAAATTGAAAAAGCTCTGGAAATGAAAATTGAAACTAGAGTTGCAGAAGCAAAAACTGCTTTAATGACTGTAATTAATAATCCTGAGGTAAAAGAAGCTTTTGCAAATAGGGATCGGGAAAGGTTAATTGAAATGTTTGCTGATTCATATCGGCAAATAAGTGATAGTATTGCTCAATTTCATTTTCATTTACCAGATTCAGCATCATTTCTTAGGTTACATAATCTTGAAAAATATGGTGATGATTTAAGTGGTTTTAGAAATACGGTTAATGAAGCAAATCAAAACAGAGAAATTATAAGTGGTGTTGAGCAAGGAAGAGCTGGTTATGGATTTAGGGTTGTTGCTCCAATTTCCTATCAAGGAGAACATATAGGTACTGTAGAAATGGGGGCTGATTTAGGTGAAGATTTTTTAGATGAAATGAAAAATAATTTTCACGGAGAATATTTTATATATACCTTAGAAACTGGTCAGGGTGTTTCCTGGGAAAATAATCAGGATTCTCAAATTGCCAGTACCGGTCATGAAGATACTTATGAAATTAGTGAAGAAGAAATTTCTCAACTTAAAAATAATGAAACAATTATTAAAAACTTAAAAACAGAAAATTTATTATTAAAACCATTTACAAATTATAATAATGAAGTTATAGGATATTTTAAAGTAACTTTTGATAGAAGTGAAACCCTTTCTCAAATTAATAATATTAGAAATAGAGTACTTATTTTTTCAGCTTTAGGTATAATTTTGATTATTTTAATCACATATTTTATGGTAAATAGAATATTCAATTCATTAGATAAATTTAAAGATTTGTTTGCTGATTTAGCTCTCGGAGATCTTAATGTTTCATATGATCTTGAAAGTGTAAATTGCTCAGAAATTATGGATTGTGGAGTAGAAGATTGTCCAGATTATGGTAAGGATGATGTCCAATGTTGGTTTGATGTTGGAAGTTATGCTCCAGAATTTAATAAAGAAATTCATTGTCCCAAAATTCTTGATGGTGAATATGATTCCTGTGAAGAATGTGAAGTTTATCAACGGGCAAATAAAAATGAAATAGAGGTATTAGGAGCCTGGTTTAATAAATTAAGTGATAGTTTACGAGAAATGATTTCTAAGGTTTCAGATATTTCTACTGAAATAGCTTCTTCAAGTAAAGAACTTTCAGCTTCTGGAGAGGAAGTAGCAAAATCTGCAGAAGAAGTGAGTGGAGCTATTCAAAATGTTGCTTCTGGGGCTGAAGAACAATCAGCTCAAGTAGATGAAACTTCTGATAATGTAAAAGGATTAATTTCAGAAATAAAAGAGACTGGTAAAATGTCAGATGAAATGTCAAATAAAGCTGATGGTGTTTTAGATAATTTAGATAAAGGGAACAAAGAACTTGATAACTCTGTTAGTAAAATTAACAGGGTAAATGAAAGTACAGATAAAGTGGCTGAAACAATAAATGAACTTGGTGAAAAATCAGCTGATATTGGTGAAATAGTAGAATTAATAAATGGAATATCAGCCCAAACAAATCTTCTTGCTCTCAATGCAGCTATTGAAGCAGCAAGAGCAGGTGAAGCTGGTAGAGGATTTAGTGTAGTTGCTGATGAAATAAGAGAATTAGCAGAAGAGTCTTCAGAAGCTACTGAAAAAATAGGTAGTTTAATAAAAGAGATTCAAGATGATGTTCAAAATACTATTAACGAAATGAATCAAAGCAAAAAAGAAGTAGATGAAAGTGTAGAAGCAATTGATAATACTGCTGAAATATTTAATGAGTTAGAAAAGACTGTCACAGAACTTGGAGAGGTTATAGATAAAGTAACTCAAAGTAACAAAGAAATGGAGAAAAATAGTAGTGCAATTCAGGAAGCGGTTGAAGATATTTCTAAAGTTAGTGAAGAAGCTGCCAGTAATGCTGAAGAAGTCGCAGCTGCCAGTGAAGAACAATCTGCTTCCACAGAAGAAATTGTAGCTTCTGCAGAGGAATTGTCTAGTATGGCTGATGAATTAGAAAATGCAGTAAAACATTTTTCTTTAAAAAACAGGTAA
- a CDS encoding winged helix-turn-helix domain-containing protein has protein sequence MKQEINFTFNMAVEFLSAVYRYVNQDKVDEYNFDKNEEIITWLDEIDENISPFLENDLEVVKKADGILWPLIKKSIREKINTPEGFFRFLKEMDPQRLVAEYINEMSHNIYEPGQRNNIDYIIENYFEDKNKIEFIKEIIKSPEELKERLYIALNSFYRKFFKESVAQTENLLKEKITQHKEMYEQDNDLFFKNMLGYVKDSEIKNYKEINLLVLWHAEIFNFSFNIESKLYLMYGFALEQRINEDIVKKKSREFFKVMADDKRYEIMKLLARRKWHSRELAEYFGVTTSTISYHLSRLYDLGIISFKEGEKNKVYYNLRKDKVKEIFEGTLELILKESE, from the coding sequence ATGAAGCAGGAAATTAATTTTACATTTAATATGGCGGTTGAGTTTCTTTCGGCAGTATATAGATATGTTAATCAGGATAAAGTTGATGAATATAATTTTGATAAAAATGAAGAAATAATAACCTGGCTGGATGAAATAGATGAAAATATATCACCATTTTTGGAAAATGATCTTGAAGTTGTAAAAAAGGCTGATGGTATCCTTTGGCCCCTTATTAAAAAATCTATTAGAGAAAAAATAAATACACCTGAAGGGTTTTTTAGATTTTTGAAAGAAATGGATCCTCAGCGTCTTGTAGCAGAATATATCAATGAAATGTCTCATAATATTTATGAACCTGGACAAAGAAATAATATTGACTATATAATAGAAAATTATTTTGAAGATAAAAATAAAATTGAATTTATTAAAGAAATTATAAAAAGTCCAGAGGAATTAAAAGAAAGATTATATATTGCTTTAAATTCTTTTTACAGAAAATTTTTCAAAGAAAGTGTAGCTCAAACTGAAAACTTATTAAAGGAAAAAATAACTCAACATAAAGAAATGTATGAGCAGGATAATGATTTGTTTTTTAAAAATATGCTAGGATATGTTAAAGATTCAGAGATTAAAAATTATAAAGAAATTAATCTTTTGGTTTTATGGCATGCTGAAATTTTTAATTTTAGTTTTAATATAGAAAGCAAACTATATCTTATGTATGGATTTGCTTTAGAACAGAGGATAAATGAAGATATAGTAAAGAAAAAGAGCAGGGAATTCTTTAAAGTAATGGCAGATGATAAAAGGTATGAAATTATGAAACTTTTGGCCAGAAGAAAATGGCATAGTCGTGAACTTGCAGAATATTTTGGTGTTACCACCTCCACTATATCCTATCATTTGTCTCGTCTTTATGATCTAGGTATTATTTCCTTTAAAGAAGGAGAAAAAAATAAAGTATATTATAATCTAAGAAAAGACAAAGTAAAAGAAATTTTTGAGGGTACTCTTGAACTAATTTTAAAAGAATCGGAATAA